The DNA segment AATCAGAAGGTCGGCAACTATCCGGGGGTCACCGTCCAGAAGAAGACCGGCAAGATGCTGATCGGCCGCAACGTGGCGGAGATCATCGATTTGCCGGGCACCTACAGCCTCGCGGCGGACTCGCCGGACGAGCGCGTGGTGGTCGACGCCCTGCTGGGCGAATTGGAGACGGTGGAGCGTCCTGACCTGGTATTGTGCATCGTCGACGCCACCAATCTGCAGCGCAATCTCTACCTTGCCTACCAAACCGCCCAGTTGGGCATTCCCATGGTGGTGGCGCTCAACCACTGGGATTCCGCTCGCAAGCGAAACATCAAGATCGATGTGGAGCGCCTGAGCGAAGAATTGGGTGTCCCTGTGGTGCCAGTGTCCGCGGCTCGAGCCGAGGGGGTGACCGAGTTGAAGCGCGTGATCGCGGAGAGCGTGCAATCTCGCCCTATGATGAAGGCGGTGGAATGGCCGCGCTCGGTGAAGAAAGCCCTGGAGGCGGCCCGGGCGGAGCTGCCTGAATCCATCCGCGACTCGATTTCCGATGCGGTGGTGCATCGCAGCGTGTTTGACGAGGATCGCGGCTTCTTTCTGCGGGCGGGGGCCAGCGAGGCTCAGGCCAGCGCCGCTTTGGAAGCGGGCAAGCAAAGCCTCTTCAAGGGCGGGCTCAACCCCGGCAACGCGGAAACGGTGCTGCTCTACCACCACATCAAGCAGCGCATCGAGCCCTGCGTGACGGTCGACCCGAGTCGCAGCGGCAGTGGCAGCGAGTCGATCGATTCCATTCTGACCCACAAGGTCTGGGGACTGGCGGCGTTTCTCGGCCTGATGTATGTCGTATTCCAAAGCGTCTACAGCTGGGCGGGACCGTTCATGGATCTGATCGATGGAGCTAAAGGCTTCTTGCAGGATCAGGTCTCGTCGTGGCTAGAGGGAACCCCCATGCTGCAGAGTCTGGCGACCGATGGCGTGGTGGAGGGAGTCGGCGCGGTGTTGATCTTTCTGCCGCAGATCATGATCCTTTTCTTCTTCATCGCATTGTTGGAAGATACTGGGTACATGGCCCGAGCGGCGTTTCTCATGGACAAGCTCTTCAGCTGGTGCGGCCTGTCCGGCAAGAGCTTCGTGCCGCTGCTTTCCAGCTACGCCTGCGCCATCCCCGGGGTGATGGCCACGCGCACC comes from the Pelagicoccus sp. SDUM812003 genome and includes:
- the feoB gene encoding ferrous iron transport protein B, which translates into the protein MAVEKFPSLSGVARVALLGNPNTGKSTLFNCLTGLNQKVGNYPGVTVQKKTGKMLIGRNVAEIIDLPGTYSLAADSPDERVVVDALLGELETVERPDLVLCIVDATNLQRNLYLAYQTAQLGIPMVVALNHWDSARKRNIKIDVERLSEELGVPVVPVSAARAEGVTELKRVIAESVQSRPMMKAVEWPRSVKKALEAARAELPESIRDSISDAVVHRSVFDEDRGFFLRAGASEAQASAALEAGKQSLFKGGLNPGNAETVLLYHHIKQRIEPCVTVDPSRSGSGSESIDSILTHKVWGLAAFLGLMYVVFQSVYSWAGPFMDLIDGAKGFLQDQVSSWLEGTPMLQSLATDGVVEGVGAVLIFLPQIMILFFFIALLEDTGYMARAAFLMDKLFSWCGLSGKSFVPLLSSYACAIPGVMATRTIQDPRARVITILLAPFMSCSARLPVYVLLIGAFIEPRYGAAVAGASLFAMHFVGLVVAMPFVYVANKYVLKIPPQPFVLEMPPYQIPKVRDVLMRMYNQGKEFLTNAGTVIFAITIVIWALLYFPRSESVAEETTQAFVSEVASNRSLSQEAAVALIEEEEALAQRLDKRIASAYIEQSYMGRVGKTLQPVFESAGFDWKITVGVVASFPAREVIISTLGIIYSLGGDADEESKDLRDTMAAQTWQSGEKAGQPIFTIPVVSAIMVFFALCQQCGATVAIITQETSWRHGLFSFVFMTSLAWLMATLVYQIGSRI